A window of the Diospyros lotus cultivar Yz01 unplaced genomic scaffold, ASM1463336v1 superscaf1, whole genome shotgun sequence genome harbors these coding sequences:
- the LOC127793276 gene encoding uncharacterized protein LOC127793276 translates to MCCGSRMCMLCTCLILVVILIGLLFGFGVFSDGFHKLKDTLHVDGGGATVSSSSGRPFLGFSDPPH, encoded by the coding sequence ATGTGCTGTGGCAGCAGGATGTGCATGCTGTGCACCTGCTTGATCCTGGTGGTGATCCTGATCGGTCTCTTGTTCGGATTTGGGGTTTTCAGCGATGGATTTCACAAGCTGAAGGACACGCTGCACGTTGACGGTGGCGGCGCCACCGTCAGTTCTTCCTCCGGAAGGCCATTCTTAGGTTTCTCTGATCCTCCTCATTag